The sequence TCATCCAAGACCATCATTTATCGGCAAGTATTTTAGCACTCTACTAATAGGTCCAACCCTAAATGAGTTAGCTTCTTTCGCAAGCATttaatgtaaaagaaaaagatcaaGTTTCGaattattaaatctattttttgcttaaatataatacttatttttattttaagaaaaaagattagTTTGGAGAATGCAATCTCATTATCTTACcaaaaatttacaaaagaaGGGTCCCAATTGTATGTTAGATCTAAGTGCTTATTACCAATTGGCCAACTGTGACATATCACTGAAAGTTCTCAATCTCTTCTTAAACAGAAATCCAATTTaagagattaattaaaaaaaaatagctttttgcttcttcttttttatatttcttataacAAGATAATGACAGTTTCGAGTGATAGACATACTAATTCCTCTTTGGaatgtatattatatatatatatatatatataaactaggAACCCTCTAGAACGAAAGAGattattaagtatataattatcaataaagaattagGTGAAGAATTCTGGGTCAACAGTAGCTTAAGAAGACGGGGAACTGAGAAGGTCAACATTCTGTTTCTTTGACCAACCAAGTAAACAAAGAAGCCAAGGGGAGTGGTTCCCCTCAAAACTTTGTTATAATGTTCAACTTTCCATGGAAAGACCAATTCCTTCGAAACTGATACACCCACCAAAATGCCGTTCCTTAATTATCAACCCTCTTAACGGAATCGTTCTTGGCCCCTCAAagaaatttcctttttctttttcttaattaattggTGGTACCCCCTTGTGTAggatattaatattatttgcaCCAAAATTAGGGGGTTTACaaggaagaaaaatattttataacctattttaaattaaattaaaatagaaactaAACATGTCAGCTAAACTCTTATATGagttataaaataactttttctaGTACAAACTAGATAATCAATTGTTAAGAAAATGACAAGGACCCAATTGATTCTCTAAGATATGgaaactataaaatataaattgaaatcggcttattttataataaaattatatatatatatttttaattattttattatggatataatttaataaaaaataatataaaatttcaattttattcgAGGGTGCTAAGAAGGAATTTTCTATTCACGAAAAGccaataacaaaaagaaaatattaatgagaAGACAAATAAGTAAACACAAGAAAGAAAGTGCCAAGAGggttaatctttttattttcttaacctGCTCTATTTATTTGCTATTAGATTCAGGTTCCGAAGGGCCTATGGCTAAGAATATCACAAGAAGCTAAATGACGCAATGACTTCTAATCAAGTCAACATCAAATTGGGTTGGttatacttatattattataggTATTAGTAaccaaagaaattaaaagtaaatttaagtAAGGCATCTGAAGCCGTAAATCAACAGTTTCATGAAATTGGGGCAATAGTAAGCCCAACTAGGTTGGTGTGGTTGCAAAGGACCCATCTCGAAAAAAGAGAGAGCCAACAACCCCATTAAATTGTATAGGGTAATGGATATTGTGCCTTTTCATGGTTCTATTTGTCTTGTTGCAAAGGGAATAAAGAAGATGCATTTTATTGGATAATAATTCAAGGTATTATGTTGGGTAGTAGCTGTCATGAGATTTTTAACACAACGGGGAACACTGTGTGTGATTCTATCTAAAACTCTTGTTCCCGCATTCCGgttcataagaaaaataattttatatttctaacacttaaaatttctttacattttaaattattcaagtcGCTAAATAAGTACTTTTAAGAATGAgatagttttatatatatttaattttttaatttataatatatttatttaaaattattatgatacGTAATTACTGGGATTCAATTGTAATTTTGTTTCACCCGATATAGTAATAAGTTTTGAgaatattatgaatttgattataattttcaatttgaagCATTCTTTTTAAGGGCAAGAATCACAAAATAGGCACTGAAATAATTAGAGAGATACATGGGCAAGCACAACCCTTGAACATTAAGAAATTTGTGGTTTGAGTTGTAAAgacagaaagagaaaaagatttGCAGGGAACAGGTAGTTGAGCaaggtgtatatatatatatatatcatcatGAGTAGTAGTTGGCAGATAAGCTAGagatatatttcatatttgtGAAGTAGGCATTTCTGAAGTTGCCAAGCAATTTACCATCAAAAGAtatggatttattttttattataactaaagtatatgatatatattttatcaaatgcCATGGTAATATCAGTCGTTAAAaccagagagagagagagacttaaaattttcatttccaGTATGTGCTTGGTAAAAATGTATGAATTTTACTTTTACCTAACAAAAATCCAagaaattacttttttctctGGAATTATAACAATACTTTGAAATTAATCACTTTTTAGCCTATGTTTTAGTTATTAGTTACATTCAATCAAGTAGATAAAACACTAAATGATTACCTACAAACCCAACATATTTATATTCCCCATTCGTTGCCTACTTTAGTTCGGTAGTTGAAACTCTACCTAAAGCAGCTGCGAGCATCCAAACACATCTTATTCTGCATAACAATTAAACCTCTTCTTCTCCCAAGCCAAGTCATGTTTGGcctcctcttcctcttcctcatcCTCCAATTTCTTATGTTTTAGTCTGATTATTAGggtataaaattttaatcatacaattcaaatttattcttatctcattaagaaaataaatttttaaattcatctaaaatatattctgATTATTACAAGTTTTGAACAATTCTACGATGCATTCCATTCTTTTCATGATGCAAAAATCTTACAAGCTATCTAAAAAGAAGCAACCACTAAAAAGGCATTAAATGCATTAGTAGGCATCTAAACTATGTAGAATTTATTAACAACCCTAAGTTGCAACTATCTAATACTAACGTGTGCACACTTTTGATTGCATTATTATTCATTGAAGCTGCGAGGGAATGCAATTGCAGGACCCTAATAACGCCCCCATTTAGGACGGCCTGAAACTCTTGTGCAGCAGCTTTTCCTGATAGTaaccatttaaaattaaaaactactATAAGATTCATTCATCTGAAAATTCATATGATGtgattaaaaaactaatattatgCTTTCACTTGAGGGATAAATGTAAAGATGCTCCAACTAATTATATTGGgcaatatttctttatattacaTATCTTACAAAGTTAAACTATAAAAACTTATGAAGTAGTAATTCTCATGTGTACAGAGAGTCCTCACTgtatacattaaaaataaagatccATGTTTGATTTTCTGTGCTTTTGAATAATGGTAtaacctttttttattttatttttagtttcttttcttaaattctttttaaatatagatgtctatatatttgtaatttatatTGCTAGTGGCATAACGACCAATACAGTAGAATTTATATAGTAACATGTGCTGGAATAGCTCAGTTGGTTAGAGCGTGTGGCTGTTAACCACAAGGTCGAAGGTTCAAGCCCTTCTTCTAGCGGATTTTTTTGAGATTAAAAACTTTCAACATAAGGAAGTTCATCCAGTTATCCTGTTAGGCATGCTAAGACTTTACCAAGCTATCTACAAAGAAGCAGCCATTAAGAGGGCATGAAAAGCATCAATCGCCTATTTAGAACTTATTTACTTGCTgacattttatttatcaatatgaacACTTGTAATTGCATAAGATTCATAATTTAAACCATGCCGAATCAAGCTTATGCACTGTAATTTCGGTCATTAACAACACTTTGGTACAACAACAAACTGTTGTTTCTGTTGGCTAGTAGTTCCACTTATTCACTATCCTTACTATGGCCAAAATCAGCAGCCGCTTGAGCTGCCCGTATCAAAACGTCTGAAACCCAGAGAGCTCCCTTGGCGAAGTAGCTGCTATTGGCTACAGCATTAGCAGCTGCTACAGCTGCTTTCCCTGTATAAGTAGCCGCAACTACAGCTGCTGTTCCAGTAACTAATATAGCTGATGCAGTGATATTGGAGACATGGTACTTCTCATCCACAGACCGCACGGTTTCCATGCCTGCTTGTATCTTCTCAGTGAGACCAATTCTATTGCTAAGCTCAGCAACCTTGGCAGCTGTAGTAGCTGAGACTTTATAAGATTCATCAAAATCTTTGGCTTTAATCAATGCATCTTTTCccaaaatatatccctttgcTATCATTGTCTTGACAACTTCCTGAGCCACTGTCACAGCTTCTCCTGGAGTCGATGCATACTGGTTCACATAATTTCCCTGCTAAGATTCCTTGAGAGTTATCTCAAAAGTAAAGTTTGAAGCAAATGTTAGATATGTCATGCACTGTATCATTATCACCTGCCAGGAATAAGTACCAAGCAGGGTAACATGAATTATGAGTAATTTATCTACAAACTGAATCACAACCAGGCAACAGCAAGGAACTATCCAAAGACCGGTGAACATGCAAGTTCGAAAACCAAGTTACAGAGACAAGGCAAGCAAAAAGGAGATCTGATTAGTTTTGAGATATTATGCACATAATGCATTCTGAAGTAAGATGATGAATCTTAGCAAATTGTAGTAGTAATTTGACAATGTCACATCTGGAGGAATAAATGATGCATGCAGGTACTACAAATGCTTTAATTGATGGCAATCTATCATCAACTGTCATTATCGTGTGTTGATTATCTGCTCTTTGTTCTGGGAACATAAATTCCAATAACAAGGCAGAACTTGTATGACAGTTTCTGATCAAAACAAAGTCAAACAAACCTCACACTGATTATGCCATCAGGATCTGCCGAGGCATCAACTTGACATGGTTATCAGATGAGAACTCAAGTTTATTTggcaaaggaaaaaagaaatgttaaAAATCATTGCACATAATGCAATCAAAAGCCTAGTTACATGTTGAAAGGCTAGTATCTTATGAAGTActcaatttcttatttattttaaagatgaTTTGAACAATTCTCGAATGACAAGAAAAATCTATTTTCCCTCGAAATTTATCACTTTTTCTTGGTTCCGACTCCTTGTGTTCTGAAAGCTAAATTTCTGAATAATTCACAGCACCATAAGATACTTCCCTAAATGTGGATCTCTGTCCAATATGCTACAGTAAATAACATTCTTTCCgtctataaaattttcaacCAAATCAAGACAGCTCATGCTGAAACTccaaattgacaaataaaataactacCCAACCA comes from Ricinus communis isolate WT05 ecotype wild-type chromosome 5, ASM1957865v1, whole genome shotgun sequence and encodes:
- the LOC8276050 gene encoding binding partner of ACD11 1 isoform X2 — translated: MYPGGYTAEVTCLSPKATVEDVHDFFAHCGSTEHVEIIRSGEYACTAYVTFRDAYALETAILLTGATIVDQQVCITHWGTYADGSYLWNGGSMGNYVNQYASTPGEAVTVAQEVVKTMIAKGYILGKDALIKAKDFDESYKVSATTAAKVAELSNRIGLTEKIQAGMETVRSVDEKYHVSNITASAILVTGTAAVVAATYTGKAAVAAANAVANSSYFAKGALWVSDVLIRAAQAAADFGHSKDSE
- the LOC8276050 gene encoding binding partner of ACD11 1 isoform X1; the protein is MYPGGYTAEVTCLSPKATVEDVHDFFAHCGSTEHVEIIRSGEYACTAYVTFRDAYALETAILLTGATIVDQQVCITHWGTYADGSYLWNGGSMQGNYVNQYASTPGEAVTVAQEVVKTMIAKGYILGKDALIKAKDFDESYKVSATTAAKVAELSNRIGLTEKIQAGMETVRSVDEKYHVSNITASAILVTGTAAVVAATYTGKAAVAAANAVANSSYFAKGALWVSDVLIRAAQAAADFGHSKDSE